The proteins below are encoded in one region of Oncorhynchus masou masou isolate Uvic2021 chromosome 15, UVic_Omas_1.1, whole genome shotgun sequence:
- the kctd13 gene encoding BTB/POZ domain-containing adapter for CUL3-mediated RhoA degradation protein 1, whose protein sequence is MSAEASAGSVAAASILATQASGHCSEEKGVGGGLAGSKYVKLNVGGSLHYTTVQTLSKEDSLLRSMCNGGAEVTIDSEGWVVLDRCGRHFGLVLNFMRDGSVPLPESHRELEEVLKEAQYYRVLGLVQHCTSAMQKQRDVYEGVCRIPMITSTKEEQRMINTCRKPVVKLQNNRGNNKYSYTSNSDDNLLKNIELFDKLGLRFNGRVLFVKDVLGDEICCWSFYGEGRKIAEVCCTSIVYATEKKQTKVEFPEARIFEETLNILIYENGRGSGPGGVALLESSSPGASQSEEEGASAGDRRVRRIHVRRHIMHDERGHGQQTVYKD, encoded by the exons ATGTCTGCCGAGGCTTCCGCAGGGAGTGTGGCAGCTGCCTCCATCCTCGCCACCCAGGCCTCTGGCCATTGCAGCGAGGAGAAGGGGGTTGGAGGTGGTCTGGCGGGGAGTAAATATGTGAAGCTGAATGTTGGGGGCTCCCTGCATTACACCACAGTACAGACCCTGAGCAAAGAGGACAGCTTACTAAGGAGCATGTGCAATGGAGGAGCAGAGGTCACCATAGATTCGGAGG GCTGGGTAGTGTTGGACAGGTGTGGTCGCCATTTTGGCTTGGTGCTGAACTTTATGCGGGACGGCTCGGTACCGCTTCCGGAGTCCCACCGAGAGCTGGAGGAAGTTCTGAAGGAGGCTCAGTACTACAGGGTCCTTGGGCTAGTCCAGCACTGCACTTCTGCCATGCAG AAACAAAGGGACGTCTATGAGGGGGTTTGCCGCATTCCCATGATTACCTCAACCAAAGAAGAACAGAGAATGATAAACACCTGCAGGAAG CCTGTAGTAAAACTACAGAACAACAGAGGGAACAACAAGTATTCGTACACcag TAACTCGGACGACAACCTGCTGAAAAACATTGAGCTGTTTGATAAACTGGGGCTGCGCTTCAATGGGCGTGTCCTGTTTGTCAAGGACGTGCTCGGGGACGAGATCTGCTGCTGGTCCTTCTACGGTGAGGGCCGCAAGATCGCTGAGGTGTGCTGCACATCCATTGTTTACGCCACTGAGAAGAAACAGACCAAG GTGGAGTTTCCTGAAGCCCGCATCTTTGAGGAGACCCTCAACATCCTCATCTATGAGAATGGGCGTGGTTCTGGCCCGGGAGGCGTGGCCCTTTTGGAGTCATCATCGCCTGGGGCCAGCCAATCAGAGGAGGAGGGAGCCAGCGCAGGAGACCGAAGGGTGAGGAGGATCCACGTGAGGAGGCATATCATGCACGACGAGAGAGGACACGGCCAACAGACTGTGTATAAGGACTGA